Proteins from a genomic interval of Acanthochromis polyacanthus isolate Apoly-LR-REF ecotype Palm Island chromosome 24, KAUST_Apoly_ChrSc, whole genome shotgun sequence:
- the LOC127532738 gene encoding low affinity immunoglobulin gamma Fc region receptor II-like, giving the protein MSCRTNQVKLNLSPNRSQFFRGDSVTLSCEDEDRSAGWTLRRNTTRRTRTQCEDGWGEQSGSSCTMTYMVPQDSGVYWCESMEAAASQSINLTVSGGSVILQSPVLPVMEGDPLTLSCQSKQDSPLPAAFYKDGSLIRTEPGGHMTILHVSRSDEGLYRCSISSHRESPSSWISVTGKPTTTSTPTSTSTPTSTSTQGSPGSTPGSSLSLVLSVACAVVVVLLVLLVLLVLLVRRRVLRRPKADGGEAGGDDITYSDIRVLHHQQQPIRRSRESDPAAVYSAVKGREDVTYGQMVFKDGGGRSKSRDRDPAAVYSAVRTEETSYGQIVIRPNRSREFPLEPQVIYSSLK; this is encoded by the exons ATGAGCTGCAGAACAAACCAGGTGAAGCTGAACCTGAGTCCCAACAGATCTCAGTTTTTTAGAGGAGATTCTGTGACTCTGAGCTGTGAGGATGAAGACAGATCTGCTGGATGGACTCTGAGGAGAAACACcaccagaagaaccagaactCAGTGTGAAGATGGATGGGGAGAACAATCTGGTTCCAGCTGTACCATGACCTACATGGTTCCACAGGACAGTGGAGTTTACTGGTGTGAGTCCATGGAGGCAGCAGCCAGTCAGAGCATCAACCTCACTGTTTCTG GTGGATCAGTGATCCTGCAGAGTCCTGTCCTCCCTGTGATGGAGGGAGATCCCCTCactctgagctgtcaatcaaagcaGGACTCCCCCCTCCCAGCTGCTTTCTATAAAGATGGCTCCCTCATCAGGACTGAGCCCGGAGGTCACATGACCATCCTCCATGTTTCCAGGTCTGATGAAGGCCTCTACAGGTGTAGCATCAGCAGTCACAGAGAGTCTCCATCCAGCTGGATCTCTGtcacag GGAAACCAACCACCACCTCTACTCCTACATCCACCTCTACTCCTACATCCACCTCTACTCAAGGTTCTCCTGGTTCTACTCCTGGTTCTTCTCTTTCACTGGTCCTGTCTGTTGCATGTGCTGTTGTTGTGGTTCTattggttctgctggttctactggttctactggtgaGACGTCGTGTTCTCAGGAGACCTAAAG ctgatggaggagaagctggaggagatgACATCACATACAGTGACATCAGAGTATTACATCATcaacagcagccaatcagacggAGCAGAG AGAGCGATCCAGCTGCAGTCTACTCGGCAGTGAAAGGAAGAGAAGACGTCACTTATGGACAGATGGTCTTCAAAGACGGTGGAGGCCGATCAAAGAGCAGAG ACAGAGATCCAGCTGCAGTTTACTCAGCAGTGAGAACAGAAGAAACCAGCTATGGACAAATAGTCATCAGACCAAACAGGAGCAGAG agtTTCCACTGGAGCCTCAGGTCATCTACTCATCACTGAAGTAG